In the Wyeomyia smithii strain HCP4-BCI-WySm-NY-G18 chromosome 2, ASM2978416v1, whole genome shotgun sequence genome, one interval contains:
- the LOC129720364 gene encoding uncharacterized protein LOC129720364, with protein sequence MPGAHSTVQPGISSYTPTIMQPGPVLDTQTVLQTDDLPSASRRDISNGIPPTPFIRYYPAPEQPGSIQPQNLTVSTNVSNHYPPVQQPPTVPLNMSYSGAPLQQPTLTLNPPGLSYSVWPADGVISPQQLAARHVVSKELPKFSGDPLEWPMFLNSFESTTVMCGIQPDENLARLQKSLVGNAREKVQSILTLPSAIPEIINTLRDECGRPEHLVYCLLAKVRNTPVPDVRKLDTLVAFGREVKNLVTYLEASNLHAHLSNPMLLAELIGKLPSNLRLDWGLYSQRLPEVTLKAFSDFMLTIKTAACQVNIPIDYNQPEHSLKRSTKSVNGAFINAHTAEEKGKTAHRSELDTSNRDSSTAQHSKQNKNSRPCHICQRNDHKIRDCRKFQTLTVKERIKFIKDQNMCGRCLTGHGKWPCRTKQPCGVNGCKEMHHKLLHIQTEKLEGITPSGLISTHSHRHTSSLFKIIPVTLRNKGKSVDTFAFLDDGSDLTLLDEKLADELDLIGIESPLCLQWTSNVTRNESYSQRVQLIVNGKDEKTEFILKNVRTVKSLGLPKQTLNYKKFAKQYPFLSGLPVNSYIDAVPGILIGLDNAWLKLPLNKRYRRITEPIAVKTRLGWTIFGGQYESVEPERCMVHICSCSGDRELHSLVKDYFTSEDAGIDDILPMESIEDRRALSILEETTKRTESGRFETGLLWREARVKFPNSYPMAERRLKCLERRLAADSELREEVIKQIVEYQERGYAHKASPEELRDSQPHNVWYLPLGVVRNPRKPKKVRVVWDAAATVGKVSLNSALLKGPDLTTPLLTVLCRFRQRQYAVAGDIRQMFHQLFIRKEDRHSQRFLWRDDPESAPEVFVMDVATFGATCSPCSAQFVKNKNAREYVEQYPEAANAIIENTYVDDYLDSRDTIDEAARIAKEVSLINSKAGFEIRNWQSNSADILERLGENSAEIVKSFSVEKLTATERVLGMMWIPVEDVFVFTSQFRTDLVPLLTGDVVPTKRQVLQIVMSLFDPLGIIANFTIHGKILIQDIWRSGVEWDDQIIDNDFSNWRRWVELMPKLDDVKLSRCYFPNYKPENYNSLQLHMFVDASELAYCCVAYFRIVEGETSRCVLISAKAKVTPIRPRTIPRNELSAASIGVRLLRTITQNHSLPIQKRFLWTDSRTVLSWIRSDPRRYRPFVAFRIAEILDETEYSEWNWVPSKMNIADEATKWGSGPNLDPHSSWFRGPEFLLLTESQWPKIKPVLEDPVEELRAVHIHREISVQPFIDPLRFSCLKDLLRKLAYIYHFLNRCRSKGKPKVKSRSVILNQQDYAMAENSLWQMVQAEAFPDELAVLRANLDLPKEQLKRLEKHSCLSKLSPFLDVNEVLRSESRIDPQAAYYCFDFRNPVILPKRNHVTEMLILRFHQRFGHANYEAIINEIQQKYYIVKLRSEVKRVIKNCMWCRVYRAKPLVPRMAPLPQERVQPYVRPFTFTGIDYFGPLVVKMGRSNVKRWVALFTCLTVRAVHLEVVNSLSAESCKMAIRRFVARRGSPQQIFSDNGTNFKGVARELADEIKTINLKIAGTFTNANTEWHFIPPSAPHMGGVWERKVRSIKEAFKVLSHREKLDDEGLVTLLTEAELLVNSHPLTCVPLETHDQNVLTPNSFLLMSSSEVNHLNRVPTEGTSSLRTNWKLMQHLLNQFWKRWITCYLPTIARRTKWFTEVPPIKEGDLVVVVDESVRNGWLRGRVVKTYHGIDDQVRKADIETSSGILQRPATKVALLDVLEISKTN encoded by the coding sequence ATGCCTGGAGCTCACAGCACAGTACAACCAGGTATATCCTCTTATACGCCTACGATTATGCAGCCTGGTCCAGTGCTTGATACTCAAACCGTACTGCAAACAGATGATTTACCCAGCGCGTCACGGCGGGATATATCTAATGGTATACCACCAACACCGTTCATAAGGTACTATCCCGCACCTGAACAACCTGGTTCGATACAACCGCAAAATTTGACAGTGTCGACAAATGTCTCGAACCATTATCCACCGGTCCAACAACCACCGACAGTACCACTGAATATGTCGTACTCCGGAGCGCCGCTCCAACAACCAACATTAACGTTAAACCCACCTGGTTTATCATACTCGGTCTGGCCTGCAGATGGAGTCATTAGCCCACAACAACTTGCTGCTCGTCATGTGGTCTCAAAGGAATTACCGAAGTTTTCGGGAGACCCTTTGGAATGGCCTATGTTCCTGAATTCATTTGAATCAACAACCGTAATGTGTGGAATACAACCTGATGAGAACCTAGCCAGGTTACAAAAAAGTCTTGTGGGAAATGCAAGAGAAAAGGTGCAGAGCATTCTGACCTTACCATCCGCGATACCAGAAATAATAAATACGCTCCGTGACGAATGTGGTCGTCCCGAGCATCTTGTATATTGTTTACTAGCTAAAGTTCGCAATACACCAGTTCCAGATGTTAGAAAATTAGATACGCTTGTAGCATTTGGAAGAGAAGTAAAAAACTTAGTTACATATTTAGAAGCCTCAAACCTTCATGCCCATCTTTCAAATCCAATGCTTTTGGCTGAACTGATAGGCAAACTCCCCTCAAACTTACGCCTTGATTGGGGATTGTATAGCCAGCGGCTTCCTGAAGTTACACTCAAAGCATTCAGCGATTTTATGCTCACTATTAAAACGGCAGCTTGCCAGGTAAATATACCAATAGATTATAATCAACCTGAGCATAGTTTAAAACGCTCTACAAAAAGTGTTAATGGTGCATTCATTAACGCTCATACCGCcgaagagaaaggcaaaacagcgCATAGGTCTGAACTTGACACTTCGAATCGAGACTCGAGTACAGCCCAACATTCGAAGCAAAACAAGAATAGCAGACCATGTCACATTTGCCAGCGTAACGACCATAAGATTCGTGATTGCAGAAAATTTCAAACGCTGACTGTTAAAGAACGTATTAAATTTATTAAAGATCAAAATATGTGCGGTCGTTGTTTGACGGGCCACGGGAAATGGCCATGTAGAACAAAGCAACCTTGCGGGGTAAATGGGTGTAAAGAAATGCACCATAAATTGCTTCATATCCAAACTGAAAAGTTGGAAGGAATTACACCGTCAGGCTTAATATCTACGCACAGCCACCGACATACATCTTCGCTATTCAAGATTATTCCAGTAACGCTGCGAAACAAAGGAAAGTCAGTTGATACTTTTGCTTTCCTCGATGACGGATCTGATTTAACTTTGCTGGACGAAAAGCTTGCTGATGAGCTTGATCTGATTGGGATTGAAAGCCCGCTCTGTCTTCAGTGGACAAGTAACGTTACCAGGAATGAATCGTATTCTCAACGCGTGCAGCTTATAGTCAATGGAAAGGATGAAAAAACTGAgttcattttaaaaaatgtcagaACCGTGAAGTCATTGGGACTGCCTAAGCAAACTTTAAATTATAAGAAATTCGCAAAACAGTACCCGTTTCTAAGCGGGCTTCCGGTAAACAGCTACATAGATGCGGTACCTGGTATTTTAATAGGCTTAGATAATGCATGGTTGAAATTACCGCTGAACAAACGTTATAGAAGGATAACGGAACCAATAGCCGTTAAAACACGGTTGGGGTGGACCATTTTCGGTGGTCAGTATGAGTCAGTAGAACCAGAACGATGTATGGTACACATATGCAGCTGTTCTGGCGATCGTGAGCTACACTCTTTAGTAAAAGATTACTTCACCTCAGAGGATGCTGGGATTGACGATATCTTACCCATGGAATCGATCGAGGATAGACGTGCACTGAGTATATTGGAAGAGACAACAAAACGTACAGAATCTGGACGCTTCGAGACTGGATTGCTCTGGCGAGAGGCCAGAGTAAAATTTCCCAACAGTTATCCAATGGCGGAGCGTCGGCTTAAATGTTTGGAACGTCGGCTAGCAGCAGATTCAGAATTAAGAGAGGAAGTTATTAAACAAATCGTTGAATATCAGGAACGAGGTTACGCTCATAAAGCATCGCCAGAAGAACTTCGTGATTCACAACCGCACAACGTGTGGTATCTTCCTTTGGGAGTGGTCCGCAATCCTCGGAAAcctaaaaaggtacgtgttgtTTGGGACGCCGCCGCAACCGTTGGTAAGGTTTCACTGAATTCCGCTCTATTAAAAGGACCTGATTTAACGACCCCGCTACTAACGGTGCTTTGTCGATTTCGTCAACGACAGTATGCCGTAGCAGGGGATATTCGGCAAATGTTCCACCAGTTATTCATACGTAAAGAGGATCGCCATTCGCAGCGATTTCTTTGGCGGGATGATCCCGAATCTGCTCCAGAAGTATTTGTAATGGACGTGGCCACATTCGGGGCAACGTGCTCCCCATGCTCGGCACAGttcgtgaaaaataaaaatgcacgcGAATATGTAGAACAATATCCTGAAGCAGCAAACGCCATCATCGAAAATACATACGTAGACGATTATCTTGATAGCAGGGATACAATCGACGAGGCGGCTCGAATTGCGAAAGAAGTCAGCCTGATAAACAGCAAAGCAGGATTTGAAATTCGTAACTGGCAGTCAAATTCAGCTGACATACTCGAACGGCTTGGTGAAAACAGTGCAGAAATTGTTAAAAgcttttctgtcgaaaaattgACCGCAACAGAACGCGTTCTTGGAATGATGTGGATCCCGGTAGAAGATGTTTTTGTATTTACATCTCAGTTTAGAACCGATCTTGTACCATTGTTAACCGGTGACGTCGTTCCTACTAAGAGACAAGTATTACAGATAGTAATGAGTTTGTTCGATCCCCTGGGGATTATCGCCAATTTTACCATTCATGGAAAAATTCTTATCCAGGATATTTGGAGATCTGGTGTAGAATGGGACGACCAAATCATCGATAATGATTTCTCAAACTGGCGACGCTGGGTGGAACTGATGCCCAAATTGGATGATGTAAAACTTTCCAGATGCTACTTTCCAAACTATAAACCggaaaattacaattcccttCAACTACATATGTTTGTAGATGCCAGTGAGCTGGCATATTGCTGTGTTGCATACTTTCGCATCGTCGAGGGAGAAACAAGTAGATGCGTTTTAATTTCAGCAAAGGCAAAAGTTACCCCAATACGACCGCGCACAATACCAAGAAATGAATTAAGTGCCGCTTCGATTGGTGTGCGATTATTAAGAACAATTACACAGAATCATAGTCTTCCGAttcaaaaacgatttttgtgGACTGACTCACGTACAGTTCTATCTTGGATTCGCTCCGATCCGCGAAGGTATCGCCCATTCGTTGCATTTCGGATCGCGGAGATCTTAGATGAAACCGAATATAGTGAATGGAATTGGGTTCCATCGAAAATGAATATCGCTGACGAAGCAACAAAATGGGGAAGCGGACCGAATCTAGACCCCCACAGCAGTTGGTTCCGTGGCCCAGAGTTTCTGCTTCTCACAGAGTCACAATGGCCAAAAATTAAACCAGTTTTGGAAGATCCAGTGGAAGAACTCAGAGCCGTACACATTCATCGAGAAATTTCTGTTCAACCATTTATTGATCCTCTAAGATTCTCTTGTTTGAAGGATCTTCTCAGAAAGCTAGCTTACATTTACCACTTCCTTAATCGCTGTCGTTCGAAGGGAAAACCCAAAGTAAAATCACGCTCAGTGATACTGAACCAACAGGATTATGCCATGGCAGAAAATAGTCTGTGGCAAATGGTACAGGCTGAAGCATTTCCTGATGAGCTGGCCGTTTTAAGAGCTAACTTAGATCTTCCTAAAGAGCAACTAAAACGCCTGGAGAAGCACAGTTGTCTGTCGAAATTATCACCTTTTTTAGATGTAAACGAAGTTTTACGCTCAGAAAGTCGTATTGATCCTCAAGCAGCTTACTATTGTTTCGATTTCCGCAACCCAGTTATCCTTCCAAAGCGAAATCATGTCACTGAAATGCTTATTTTACGCTTTCATCAACGATTTGGACACGCAAACTATGAAGCTATTATTAacgaaattcaacaaaaatattatattgtaaaactgcgTTCGGAGGTAAAAAGAGTGATAAAAAACTGCATGTGGTGTCGTGTATATCGAGCAAAACCATTGGTACCTCGTATGGCCCCACTTCCACAGGAAAGAGTGCAACCCTATGTGCGCCCATTCACCTTTACCGGGATTGATTATTTCGGACCCTTGGTTGTTAAGATGGGACGAAGCAATGTTAAACGTTGGGTAGCACTCTTTACGTGCCTAACGGTACGAGCAGTTCATTTAGAAGTTGTTAATTCGTTATCGGCAGAATCCTGCAAAATGGCAATTCGTAGATTCGTGGCAAGACGAGGATCACCGCAACAGATTTTCAGCGACAATGGTACAAACTTTAAAGGTGTCGCCAGAGAACTGGCGGACGAGATAAAAACCATTAATCTTAAAATAGCGGGTACGTTCACTAACGCCAATACAGAATGGCACTTTATTCCACCTTCTGCTCCCCACATGGGAGGAGTATGGGAGAGAAAAGTACGGTCCATAAAGGAGGCGTTTAAAGTTCTCTCGCATCGAGAAAAGTTGGACGATGAAGGTCTTGTGACGCTTTTAACAGAGGCAGAACTATTAGTCAATTCTCACCCGTTAACCTGTGTGCCTTTGGAGACGCATGATCAAAACGTCCTTACACCGAACAGCTTCCTGCTTATGAGCTCGAGTGAAGTCAATCATTTAAACAGAGTACCAACGGAAGGTACATCATCCCTTCGCACTAACTGGAAGTTGATGCAGCATCTACTCAATCAGTTTTGGAAACGTTGGATTACGTGTTACTTGCCAACAATTGCTAGGAGAACGAAGTGGTTTACAGAAGTTCCACCAATAAAGGAAGGTGATCTCGTCGTGGTGGTGGATGAATCAGTGAGAAATGGGTGGCTGCGTGGACGGGTGGTCAAAACATACCATGGTATAGACGATCAAGTACGCAAAGCTGATATAGAAACGAGCTCAGGTATTTTACAACGACCTGCTACGAAGGTGGCTCTATTAGACGTGCTGGAAATAAGTAAAACCAATTAG